A stretch of the Chitiniphilus purpureus genome encodes the following:
- the mltF gene encoding membrane-bound lytic murein transglycosylase MltF → MKHWLMALFATALVGCSDMPNQQVNRVLPWSESKELVVLVQNGPTTLYVDAEGKYSGLEYDLVTRFAEAHGLKVRFVVERDYHRLLDRLARREAHLAVGVYRDDDRPELAFGPAYQQIEPVLVYRAAVPARRALAALHDGVAMVKTLPQYLQAMNRYKVGQPGFKWRLVEGDDAEGLVEGVADGEYDYVVVDSHLAGVAQNYFPSVAIARPFGPGQPLAWATPAEDAQLLARIERHFGQVAEDGTLKRLIDRYYGHVDRVAPVDALAFLGKRETVLPRYRDWFLEAEDKTGLDWRLLAALAYQESHWNPAAVSPHGVRGLMMLTTDTANRLGVNRLDAYQSIQGGARYIRMMLDAIPAHIPEPDRTWLALAAYNVGIGHLSDARRLAGRLNKNPDSWADLKTVLPLLRDPKYFSTLRYGYARGGEPVIFVETLRTYYDILARFEEPRTPGLPVLAEDVVIHNPDNLRLQINNRVLPARAPLQQAAL, encoded by the coding sequence ATGAAACACTGGTTGATGGCCTTGTTCGCCACCGCGCTGGTCGGCTGTTCTGATATGCCGAACCAGCAAGTCAATCGCGTTCTGCCTTGGAGCGAATCCAAGGAACTGGTGGTCCTGGTGCAAAACGGGCCGACCACCTTGTATGTGGACGCGGAAGGCAAATACTCGGGGCTGGAATACGATCTGGTGACCCGGTTTGCCGAGGCGCACGGACTCAAGGTGCGTTTCGTGGTCGAGCGCGACTATCACCGGCTGCTCGATCGACTGGCGCGCCGCGAGGCGCATCTGGCGGTCGGGGTGTACCGCGACGATGACCGGCCGGAGCTTGCGTTCGGTCCGGCCTATCAGCAGATCGAGCCGGTGCTGGTCTATCGGGCGGCCGTGCCGGCGCGACGCGCGCTGGCGGCGCTGCATGACGGTGTGGCCATGGTCAAGACCCTGCCGCAGTATCTGCAGGCGATGAACCGCTACAAGGTCGGGCAGCCGGGCTTCAAATGGCGGCTCGTCGAGGGTGACGACGCCGAAGGCCTGGTCGAAGGCGTGGCTGACGGTGAATACGACTACGTGGTGGTCGATTCGCACCTTGCCGGTGTGGCGCAGAATTATTTCCCCAGCGTGGCGATCGCGCGGCCGTTCGGGCCCGGGCAGCCGCTCGCCTGGGCGACGCCGGCGGAGGATGCACAGCTTCTTGCGCGCATCGAACGCCATTTCGGTCAGGTGGCCGAGGATGGCACGCTCAAGCGGCTGATCGACCGCTACTACGGCCATGTGGACCGCGTGGCGCCGGTGGACGCGCTGGCGTTCCTCGGCAAGCGCGAAACCGTGCTGCCGCGCTACCGCGACTGGTTTCTGGAGGCCGAGGACAAGACCGGGCTGGACTGGCGGCTGCTGGCGGCGCTGGCCTATCAGGAATCGCATTGGAATCCCGCGGCGGTGTCACCGCACGGCGTGCGTGGGCTGATGATGCTGACCACCGACACCGCCAACCGGCTCGGCGTGAACCGGCTTGATGCCTATCAGAGCATCCAGGGCGGCGCGCGCTATATCCGGATGATGCTCGATGCCATCCCGGCCCATATCCCCGAGCCGGACCGCACCTGGCTTGCGCTGGCGGCCTACAACGTGGGGATCGGGCATCTGTCGGATGCGCGGCGCCTCGCCGGGCGGCTCAACAAGAATCCGGACAGCTGGGCCGACCTGAAGACGGTGCTGCCGCTGCTGCGCGATCCCAAGTATTTCTCCACGCTGCGCTACGGCTATGCGCGCGGCGGCGAGCCGGTGATCTTCGTCGAGACGCTGCGCACCTACTACGACATCCTTGCCCGCTTCGAAGAGCCGCGCACGCCGGGCCTGCCGGTGCTGGCCGAGGACGTGGTGATCCACAACCCGGACAACCTGCGGCTGCAGATCAACAACCGCGTGCTGCCGGCACGGGCGCCGCTGCAGCAGGCCGCGCTGTAG
- the gltX gene encoding glutamate--tRNA ligase yields MNQARPIRTRFAPSPTGLLHIGGVRTALFSWAYARKHGGQFVLRIEDTDLERSTPESVAAILDGMHWVGLDYDEGPFYQMQRMARYKEVIGQLLAGGHAYHCYCSKEELEAMRAEAEARGEKPRYDRRWRPEPGKALPPMPADVSPVVRFRTPLDGTVAWDDQVKGRIEIANEELDDLIIARPDGTPTYNFCVVVDDWDMNISHVIRGDDHVNNTPRQIHLYQALGAEVPLFAHLPMIHNDQGQKLSKRRDAVSVVDYDKMGILPEALLNYLARLGWGHGDDEFFSLTQFVAWFDLAAVSPSPSRFDRDKLLWLNAQHIKAADPARLAQRVAGFLADRGVDIAVGPALAPVCALLKDRSQTLLEMADQAEYFYRALVPTAEIVDKHLGPDDEARLGFFAEGAARLPEWSAEALAAYIKEFVKQQGVKMPQVGMPLRAKVCGTTSTPSVDAVLALLGREEVLRRLAA; encoded by the coding sequence ATGAATCAAGCCCGCCCCATCCGCACCCGCTTCGCGCCCAGCCCCACCGGCCTGCTGCATATCGGCGGCGTGCGCACCGCCCTGTTCTCATGGGCGTATGCACGCAAGCATGGGGGGCAGTTCGTCCTCCGGATCGAGGATACCGATCTGGAGCGTTCCACACCCGAATCGGTGGCGGCCATCCTGGACGGCATGCATTGGGTCGGCCTGGACTACGACGAAGGCCCGTTCTACCAGATGCAGCGCATGGCGCGTTACAAGGAAGTGATCGGCCAGCTGCTGGCGGGCGGCCATGCCTACCACTGCTATTGCAGCAAGGAAGAGCTGGAGGCGATGCGCGCCGAGGCCGAGGCGCGCGGCGAAAAGCCGCGGTACGACCGGCGCTGGCGCCCCGAGCCGGGCAAGGCATTGCCGCCGATGCCGGCGGATGTGTCGCCAGTGGTGCGTTTTCGTACGCCGCTGGACGGCACGGTCGCCTGGGATGACCAGGTCAAAGGGCGCATCGAGATCGCCAACGAGGAGTTGGACGATCTGATCATCGCCCGTCCCGACGGCACCCCCACCTACAACTTCTGCGTGGTGGTCGATGACTGGGACATGAACATCAGCCACGTGATCCGTGGTGACGACCATGTCAACAACACACCACGCCAGATCCATCTGTATCAGGCGCTGGGTGCCGAAGTGCCGCTGTTCGCGCATCTGCCGATGATCCACAACGACCAGGGGCAGAAGCTCTCCAAGCGGCGCGATGCGGTGTCCGTGGTCGACTACGACAAGATGGGCATCCTGCCCGAGGCGTTGCTCAACTATCTGGCAAGGCTGGGATGGGGACACGGCGACGACGAGTTCTTCTCGCTGACGCAGTTCGTCGCGTGGTTCGACCTGGCCGCGGTATCGCCAAGCCCCAGCCGGTTCGACCGCGACAAGCTGCTGTGGCTGAACGCCCAGCACATCAAGGCTGCCGATCCGGCACGCCTGGCGCAACGTGTGGCGGGCTTTCTGGCCGATCGTGGCGTCGACATCGCAGTGGGGCCGGCGCTGGCGCCGGTGTGTGCGCTGCTGAAGGATCGCAGCCAGACGCTGCTGGAGATGGCCGATCAGGCCGAGTATTTCTACCGTGCGCTGGTGCCCACCGCCGAGATCGTCGACAAGCACCTGGGCCCGGACGATGAGGCGCGGCTTGGCTTCTTCGCCGAAGGCGCGGCCCGTCTGCCGGAATGGAGCGCCGAAGCGCTGGCGGCCTACATCAAGGAGTTCGTCAAACAGCAGGGCGTGAAGATGCCGCAGGTGGGGATGCCGCTGCGCGCCAAGGTATGTGGCACCACCAGCACCCCGTCGGTGGACGCGGTGCTGGCGCTGCTCGGCCGTGAAGAGGTGTTGCGGCGGCTGGCGGCATGA
- a CDS encoding superoxide dismutase family protein has protein sequence MKSLSLLIATLALPALAATGPTQTPLEPASGSQVRGTVSLMDTGQGLVVAGEVTGLTPGAHGFHIHETGDCSAPDASSAGAHYNPDGHPHGKPDPSRHHDGDLGNIHADAQGRATFNVTVPGLTSTHVKGRALVVHDQPDDLKSQPSGASGDRIACGVIR, from the coding sequence ATGAAGTCGTTGAGCCTTTTGATCGCCACGCTGGCGCTGCCGGCGCTGGCCGCCACCGGCCCCACCCAGACTCCGCTCGAGCCGGCTTCCGGCAGCCAGGTGCGCGGTACGGTGAGCCTGATGGATACCGGGCAGGGTCTGGTCGTGGCCGGCGAGGTCACTGGCCTCACGCCCGGCGCGCACGGCTTTCATATCCATGAAACCGGCGACTGTTCGGCACCGGACGCCAGCAGCGCCGGCGCGCACTACAACCCGGACGGGCACCCGCACGGCAAGCCCGACCCGAGCCGTCACCACGACGGGGACCTGGGCAACATCCATGCCGATGCCCAGGGCCGCGCCACCTTCAATGTCACCGTGCCCGGGCTGACCAGCACCCACGTCAAGGGCCGCGCGCTGGTGGTGCACGATCAACCCGACGATCTGAAGAGCCAGCCCTCCGGCGCGTCCGGTGACCGGATCGCCTGCGGTGTGATCCGCTGA
- the nagZ gene encoding beta-N-acetylhexosaminidase produces MKLSSAAQIGQCVMVGFDGLVPDAHIKRLIREYRVGGVILFRRNVADPRQVAALCRALQEINAEVSDVPLLIGIDQEGGMVARIEEGLTPLPSALAYQAAGSVADCEALWRHGAAELAALGINVDFAPVLDVNNNPANPVIGVRAFGEDTATVCDYGLAALRGIQAAGMAGTAKHFPGHGDTDTDSHLGVPRVGHGRARLDAVELAPFRAAIAAGVDGVMSSHVAFPAVEPDPDTPSTLSRAVLTGLLRDELGFDGVVFTDCLEMDAIARGVGTEQGALAAFQAGADVVLVSHRADRQIGALELLAQALAQGTVSAAQLAQSCARVLALKARRGMAGWRQLPADPTPVLRTPDALALSGRVHRRALTRQGPARALDPALPVLLLAFEVQTRTEIDEVALGNRAQLRDSLALPLQARGFTVEEMVLGLQPDETQRDAVQARAAQAPQIVVLSYNAVLHPAQRDVLAALPPERVWLVAGRLPYDLALLPQAAARLTLYANRPAALSVLAAALAGEHD; encoded by the coding sequence ATGAAGCTAAGTTCTGCAGCACAGATCGGCCAGTGCGTGATGGTCGGGTTCGACGGCCTTGTGCCCGATGCGCATATCAAACGTCTGATCCGCGAATATCGGGTGGGTGGGGTGATCCTGTTCCGCCGCAACGTGGCCGATCCGCGTCAGGTGGCGGCGTTGTGCCGCGCCTTGCAGGAGATCAACGCCGAGGTCAGCGATGTGCCGCTCCTGATCGGCATCGACCAGGAAGGCGGCATGGTGGCGCGCATCGAGGAAGGGCTGACGCCGCTGCCGTCCGCACTGGCGTATCAGGCGGCCGGGTCGGTGGCCGATTGCGAGGCGCTGTGGCGCCATGGCGCTGCCGAGCTGGCGGCACTGGGGATCAATGTTGATTTCGCGCCGGTGCTGGACGTGAACAACAATCCGGCCAACCCGGTGATCGGCGTCCGCGCTTTCGGCGAGGACACCGCCACGGTTTGCGACTACGGGTTGGCGGCGCTGCGTGGTATCCAGGCGGCCGGGATGGCCGGCACCGCCAAGCATTTCCCCGGCCATGGCGACACCGACACCGACTCCCATCTGGGCGTGCCGCGCGTGGGACATGGCCGGGCGCGGCTCGATGCCGTGGAGCTGGCGCCGTTCCGTGCCGCCATCGCGGCCGGCGTCGACGGCGTGATGTCGTCGCATGTAGCGTTTCCGGCCGTGGAGCCCGACCCGGATACCCCATCGACACTGTCGCGCGCCGTGCTGACCGGATTGTTGCGCGACGAGCTGGGCTTTGACGGTGTGGTGTTCACCGATTGCCTGGAGATGGATGCCATCGCGCGCGGCGTGGGTACCGAGCAAGGCGCGCTGGCGGCATTCCAGGCCGGGGCCGATGTCGTGCTGGTATCGCACCGCGCGGACCGGCAGATCGGCGCCCTTGAACTGCTGGCGCAGGCACTGGCGCAGGGCACGGTCAGCGCGGCGCAACTGGCGCAATCGTGCGCACGTGTCCTTGCGCTGAAGGCGCGCCGCGGCATGGCCGGCTGGCGGCAGCTGCCGGCCGACCCCACGCCGGTGTTGCGCACGCCCGATGCGCTCGCGTTGTCCGGCCGGGTACACCGGCGCGCGCTGACCCGGCAGGGGCCGGCGCGTGCGCTGGACCCTGCGCTGCCGGTGCTGCTGCTTGCTTTCGAGGTGCAGACCCGTACCGAGATCGACGAGGTGGCGCTCGGCAACCGGGCGCAACTGCGCGATTCGCTCGCGCTGCCGCTGCAAGCGCGTGGCTTCACGGTCGAGGAAATGGTGCTGGGATTGCAGCCGGACGAGACGCAACGCGACGCGGTCCAGGCCCGCGCAGCCCAGGCGCCGCAGATCGTGGTGCTCAGCTACAACGCGGTCCTGCATCCGGCACAGCGCGACGTGTTGGCCGCGTTGCCGCCCGAGCGGGTCTGGCTGGTGGCCGGCCGGCTGCCCTACGATCTGGCGCTGTTGCCGCAGGCCGCCGCCCGGCTGACGCTTTATGCCAATCGTCCTGCGGCCCTGTCGGTGCTGGCGGCGGCGCTGGCAGGTGAGCACGACTGA
- a CDS encoding transporter substrate-binding domain-containing protein — MRHLLLAALVALAGLAHADDLTDIKKKGEILIGVKDSSPPFSQLDPKTRLLRGYDIEFAQGIARRLGVKPVFITVESDDRIPALKKRQVDLVVADLTRTRDREKEIDFSVAYFVTEDKVLGKKGRFKQESDLNAARLGATATSSTAKMLRKDFPQAKLVEFEDKPEIVKALVTGQIDGAVADGPVLASFQARLPANVRGQYEVSSFALSIKTIAVGLRKGEKELQAAVNAALVDMETSGDALKSFDRWFGSGSTEPMMRIFTISSFRTQ; from the coding sequence ATGCGTCACCTCCTGCTTGCCGCCCTCGTCGCCCTTGCCGGCCTCGCCCATGCGGATGACCTTACCGATATCAAGAAAAAGGGCGAAATCCTGATCGGCGTAAAGGACTCCTCTCCACCGTTTTCCCAGCTGGATCCGAAAACCCGGCTGCTGCGTGGCTACGACATCGAATTTGCCCAAGGCATTGCACGCCGCTTGGGCGTAAAGCCGGTGTTCATCACCGTTGAATCGGATGACCGCATCCCGGCCCTGAAAAAACGCCAAGTCGATCTGGTGGTGGCCGACCTCACCCGTACCCGTGATCGGGAAAAGGAAATCGACTTCAGCGTCGCCTACTTCGTCACCGAAGACAAAGTGCTGGGCAAGAAAGGCCGCTTCAAGCAAGAGTCGGACCTCAACGCAGCCCGCCTTGGCGCGACAGCCACCTCCAGCACTGCCAAGATGCTGCGCAAAGACTTCCCGCAAGCCAAGTTGGTCGAATTCGAAGACAAGCCAGAAATCGTCAAGGCGCTGGTCACAGGCCAGATCGACGGTGCCGTCGCCGACGGCCCGGTGCTTGCCAGCTTCCAGGCGCGCCTGCCGGCCAATGTGCGCGGGCAGTATGAAGTATCCAGCTTTGCGCTCAGCATAAAGACCATCGCCGTCGGTCTACGCAAGGGCGAAAAGGAGCTGCAGGCGGCAGTCAACGCAGCGCTGGTCGACATGGAAACCAGCGGCGACGCCCTGAAGAGCTTTGACCGGTGGTTCGGCAGCGGCAGCACGGAGCCGATGATGCGCATCTTCACCATCAGCAGTTTTCGTACCCAATAA
- a CDS encoding glycoside hydrolase family 19 protein produces the protein MLSLSGRHALVVALATIGFAQAAEWNNQAVYNAGQEVTYQGKAYKAKWWTQGDMPGAAQWGPWQLLSVTTPTPVTATPTPVVTPTPAVTPTPAVTPTPVAVTPTPTPVVTPTPRPNPTPTPVSGTCNPAWAEGRTYTAGTLVTYNGRNYRALVTHVAHVGANWNPASSNTLWQDIGVCGNGGTPTPTPTPVAPTPTPVTPTPVTPTPAPVTPTPTPVTPTPVTPTPGGVPTKAEAEAYAAQLTNSDIFRKVKYSVRTLPNAQVEAVAPGKATNPENVKRVEALVSQQKFDYYFQVRNPSYTYQGFLQGVAKFPGFCDTYTDGRNSDEICRRSLAAMFAHFAQETGGHSIEQFGIPEWRQALVHVREMGWDETKSGYNAECNDPVFNKIWTCGKLPNGQFKGYFGRGAKQLSYNYNYGPFSQAMFEGDQFKLLNNPELVADTWLNLASAVFFFIYPQPPKPSMLHVIDGTWVPNEFDKVRQLGNDFPTTIQIINAECQDSPTKKAAQNRIDYYVEFARDLGWDINKESMKCAGMGRFDGGSSAAFNIYWEKDWKMGGENKCQLVSYQTPYNALIDGQYVKCVEANWSVTLK, from the coding sequence ATGCTGAGCCTGAGCGGCCGCCACGCACTTGTCGTGGCCTTGGCAACCATTGGTTTCGCCCAAGCGGCGGAGTGGAACAACCAGGCGGTCTACAACGCCGGACAGGAAGTGACCTACCAGGGCAAGGCCTACAAGGCCAAGTGGTGGACCCAGGGCGACATGCCCGGTGCCGCGCAGTGGGGACCCTGGCAGTTGTTGAGCGTCACCACCCCGACCCCTGTCACAGCCACCCCCACCCCGGTCGTCACGCCGACGCCGGCGGTCACCCCCACCCCTGCCGTCACCCCGACCCCGGTGGCCGTCACCCCGACGCCCACTCCGGTGGTGACCCCGACACCGCGGCCGAACCCCACGCCGACGCCCGTCTCCGGCACCTGCAATCCGGCCTGGGCCGAAGGCAGGACCTACACCGCCGGCACCCTGGTCACCTACAACGGCCGCAACTATCGCGCGCTGGTCACCCATGTGGCGCATGTAGGGGCCAATTGGAATCCGGCGTCCAGCAATACGTTGTGGCAGGACATCGGCGTTTGCGGCAACGGCGGCACGCCGACGCCGACACCGACCCCGGTGGCACCCACACCGACGCCGGTCACCCCCACGCCCGTCACGCCGACGCCGGCCCCGGTGACTCCGACCCCCACGCCAGTGACGCCCACGCCAGTCACCCCGACGCCGGGCGGGGTGCCGACCAAGGCCGAAGCCGAAGCCTATGCGGCGCAGCTGACCAACTCGGATATCTTCCGCAAGGTGAAGTACTCGGTGCGCACGCTGCCCAATGCCCAGGTCGAAGCCGTGGCGCCGGGCAAGGCGACCAATCCGGAGAACGTGAAGCGGGTCGAGGCGCTGGTCTCGCAGCAGAAGTTCGATTACTACTTCCAGGTGCGCAACCCGTCGTACACCTACCAGGGCTTCCTGCAGGGCGTGGCCAAGTTCCCGGGCTTCTGCGACACCTATACCGATGGACGCAACAGCGACGAGATCTGCCGTCGTTCGCTCGCCGCGATGTTCGCCCACTTCGCCCAGGAGACCGGCGGCCACAGCATCGAGCAGTTCGGCATCCCCGAATGGCGTCAGGCACTGGTGCACGTGCGTGAAATGGGCTGGGACGAGACCAAGTCCGGCTACAACGCCGAGTGCAACGATCCGGTGTTCAACAAGATCTGGACCTGCGGCAAGCTGCCCAATGGCCAGTTCAAGGGCTACTTCGGTCGCGGCGCCAAGCAGTTGTCTTACAACTACAACTACGGCCCGTTCTCGCAGGCGATGTTCGAGGGTGACCAGTTCAAGCTCTTGAACAACCCCGAACTGGTGGCCGACACCTGGCTGAACCTTGCCTCGGCGGTGTTCTTCTTCATCTACCCGCAACCGCCCAAGCCCTCGATGCTGCACGTGATCGACGGCACCTGGGTGCCGAACGAGTTCGACAAGGTCCGCCAACTGGGCAACGACTTCCCGACCACCATCCAGATCATCAACGCCGAGTGCCAGGACAGCCCGACCAAGAAGGCCGCGCAGAACCGCATCGACTACTACGTCGAGTTCGCTCGCGATCTGGGCTGGGATATCAACAAGGAGTCGATGAAGTGCGCCGGCATGGGCCGCTTCGACGGCGGGTCGTCGGCCGCATTCAACATCTACTGGGAAAAGGACTGGAAGATGGGCGGCGAGAACAAGTGTCAGCTTGTCAGCTACCAGACCCCGTACAACGCGCTGATCGATGGGCAATACGTGAAGTGCGTGGAAGCCAACTGGAGCGTCACACTGAAGTAA
- the aroA gene encoding 3-phosphoshikimate 1-carboxyvinyltransferase: MEHLDLSARARVAGTVDLPGSKSISNRTLLLAALCQGETLVKGLLASDDTQRMLEALATLGVRWEQVGDGRDFRIMGCGGDFPVKDASLFLGNAGTAFRPLTAALALADGSYHLHGVPRMHERPIGDLVDALRQAGARIEYLGNQGYPPLQIHPGTITGERVAVKGNVSSQFLTGLLMALPLAGRDITIEVVGELISKPYIEITLNLLKRFGITVERRGVNGNDWAEFFIPGGQTYHSPGEIFVEGDASSASYFLAAGAIAATADAPVVVTGVGRQSIQGDVRFAEALEAMGAVIERGDNWICASRPASGKLKAIDMDFNHIPDAAMTIAVAALFAEGTTTLRNIESWRVKETDRITAMATELRKVGATVEEGRDYLVVTPPAQLTPDAAIATYDDHRIAMCFSLVALAAPVRILDPGCTAKTFPTYFDELARITRR, translated from the coding sequence ATGGAACATCTCGACCTTTCTGCACGTGCCCGTGTCGCCGGCACTGTCGATCTGCCTGGCTCCAAGAGCATCTCCAATCGCACGCTGCTGCTGGCCGCGCTCTGCCAGGGTGAAACACTGGTCAAGGGCCTGCTGGCCTCGGACGATACCCAGCGCATGCTGGAAGCGCTGGCCACGCTGGGCGTGCGCTGGGAGCAGGTCGGCGATGGCCGCGACTTCCGCATCATGGGCTGCGGCGGCGATTTCCCGGTCAAGGATGCCTCGTTGTTCCTCGGCAACGCCGGTACCGCCTTCCGCCCGCTGACCGCGGCACTGGCCCTTGCGGACGGCAGCTATCACCTGCATGGTGTGCCGCGCATGCACGAGCGCCCGATCGGTGATCTGGTGGACGCACTGCGCCAGGCCGGCGCGCGGATCGAATACCTGGGCAACCAAGGCTACCCGCCGCTGCAGATCCACCCCGGCACCATCACCGGTGAGCGCGTCGCGGTGAAGGGCAACGTCTCCAGCCAGTTCCTCACCGGCCTCTTGATGGCGCTGCCGCTGGCGGGCCGCGATATCACCATCGAAGTGGTCGGCGAGCTGATCTCCAAGCCCTATATCGAGATCACGCTCAATCTGCTCAAGCGCTTCGGCATCACGGTCGAACGCCGTGGCGTCAACGGCAACGACTGGGCCGAATTCTTCATCCCTGGTGGCCAGACCTACCATAGCCCCGGCGAGATCTTCGTCGAGGGCGATGCCTCGTCCGCGTCCTATTTCCTTGCTGCCGGCGCCATTGCGGCTACGGCCGACGCGCCCGTGGTCGTCACCGGGGTCGGCAGGCAGAGCATCCAGGGCGATGTGCGCTTCGCCGAAGCGCTGGAGGCGATGGGCGCGGTGATCGAGCGCGGCGACAACTGGATCTGTGCCAGCCGCCCTGCCTCGGGCAAGCTCAAGGCCATCGATATGGATTTCAACCATATCCCCGATGCGGCGATGACCATTGCCGTGGCCGCACTGTTCGCCGAAGGCACCACCACCTTGCGCAATATCGAGAGCTGGCGCGTCAAGGAAACCGACCGTATCACCGCCATGGCCACCGAGCTGCGCAAGGTGGGCGCGACCGTCGAGGAAGGCCGGGACTACCTGGTGGTCACGCCACCGGCCCAGCTCACGCCGGACGCGGCCATTGCCACCTATGACGACCACCGCATCGCGATGTGTTTCTCACTGGTGGCGCTGGCGGCGCCGGTGCGCATCCTTGATCCGGGCTGCACCGCCAAGACCTTCCCCACCTACTTCGACGAGCTGGCGCGCATCACCCGGCGCTGA
- the waaF gene encoding lipopolysaccharide heptosyltransferase II, which translates to MKQILIVAPAWVGDAVMAQPLYARLAARHPGVAIDVLAPAWTRPLHARMPQIRDAIDAPFAHGELALQQRWQLARQLARRGYDQAIVLPNSLKSALVPLFAGIPCRTGWLGEARYGLLNDRRRLDKAALPRMVERFAALAEPKGMPPVHPIPDPRLAVDAAASAAVLATLGLDIDRPILALCPGAEYGPAKRWPARHAAALARGYLARGWQVWLFGSSKDAGICGEIVAAAPGVVDLAGRTSLAQAIDLMALAAAAVCNDSGLMHVAAALGLPLAAVYGSSSPVFTPPLSASARVVSLNVECSPCFERTCPLGHMKCLNDLGPERVQAALDALTGQR; encoded by the coding sequence ATGAAACAGATCCTGATCGTGGCACCGGCCTGGGTGGGCGATGCGGTGATGGCCCAGCCGCTCTACGCCCGGTTGGCCGCGCGCCATCCGGGCGTGGCCATCGACGTGCTGGCCCCGGCCTGGACCCGCCCCCTGCACGCACGCATGCCGCAGATCCGCGACGCCATCGATGCGCCATTCGCCCACGGCGAACTCGCGCTGCAGCAACGCTGGCAGCTTGCCCGCCAGCTGGCACGGCGCGGTTATGACCAGGCCATCGTACTGCCCAACTCGCTCAAGAGCGCGCTGGTGCCGCTGTTCGCCGGCATTCCGTGCCGCACCGGCTGGCTTGGCGAAGCCCGCTACGGCCTCTTGAACGATAGGCGCCGGCTCGACAAGGCGGCGCTGCCGCGCATGGTCGAGCGCTTCGCGGCCCTGGCCGAACCCAAGGGCATGCCGCCCGTCCACCCCATTCCCGACCCCCGGTTGGCAGTTGACGCAGCAGCCAGTGCAGCCGTGCTCGCCACGCTGGGGCTGGACATCGACCGCCCCATCCTCGCCCTCTGCCCCGGCGCCGAGTACGGCCCGGCCAAACGCTGGCCTGCACGGCATGCAGCGGCGCTGGCGCGTGGGTACCTCGCCCGCGGCTGGCAGGTGTGGCTGTTCGGCTCCAGCAAGGATGCCGGGATCTGCGGCGAGATCGTGGCTGCCGCCCCGGGCGTGGTCGACCTTGCCGGCCGGACCAGCCTGGCGCAGGCCATCGATCTGATGGCGCTTGCCGCTGCCGCCGTCTGCAACGACTCCGGGCTGATGCACGTGGCAGCGGCGCTGGGCCTGCCGTTGGCGGCGGTCTACGGTTCCAGCTCGCCGGTATTCACGCCGCCGCTTTCGGCCAGCGCGCGCGTGGTGTCGCTCAATGTCGAGTGCAGCCCCTGCTTCGAGCGCACCTGTCCGCTGGGCCATATGAAGTGCCTGAACGATCTGGGGCCGGAGCGCGTGCAGGCGGCGCTCGATGCGCTGACCGGACAGCGCTGA
- a CDS encoding cupin domain-containing protein — MMADLEWAKRHRHRERRDGRPLLQRTAQSVIRERMPPGAAEMPHRHLHTQPFFQRPAASQTIGLAGQERTPVPGHCQHLPAGMAYPVFNQGKDDVHFPAIAKPPSHGGRAPGARSKVLPA, encoded by the coding sequence ATGATGGCCGACCTTGAATGGGCCAAGCGCCATCGCCACCGCGAACGGCGCGACGGCCGGCCTCTTCTGCAGCGCACCGCGCAGTCCGTGATCCGCGAACGCATGCCGCCCGGCGCAGCCGAGATGCCCCACCGCCATTTGCACACGCAACCGTTCTTCCAACGGCCTGCCGCTTCACAGACCATCGGGCTGGCCGGCCAGGAGCGCACGCCGGTACCCGGGCACTGCCAGCACCTGCCCGCCGGCATGGCCTATCCGGTGTTCAATCAGGGCAAAGACGACGTGCATTTCCCGGCGATTGCCAAGCCGCCGTCGCACGGCGGTCGTGCACCGGGGGCGCGATCCAAGGTTCTGCCGGCATGA
- a CDS encoding zinc-finger domain-containing protein, which produces MAQQENTHSEIEVSATDLPLHCPMPQHLAWNSHPRVFLPIEKTGEALCPYCGTHYRLKAGEVVKGH; this is translated from the coding sequence ATGGCACAGCAAGAGAACACCCACAGCGAAATCGAAGTCAGCGCCACCGACCTGCCGCTGCACTGCCCCATGCCGCAGCATCTGGCGTGGAACAGCCATCCGCGCGTGTTCCTGCCGATTGAAAAGACCGGCGAGGCGCTCTGTCCTTACTGTGGCACCCACTATCGGCTCAAGGCCGGCGAAGTGGTCAAAGGGCATTGA